One window of Branchiostoma lanceolatum isolate klBraLanc5 chromosome 6, klBraLanc5.hap2, whole genome shotgun sequence genomic DNA carries:
- the LOC136436367 gene encoding mucin-22-like produces the protein MTASVVAGLPLFPLTVLVLWTTFGALQQTACMPVQPPPSPAHGDGMVPPNIQPTTMDSTTKMDEVDADPATTTPPSGDVRLSTTSVSAETHTTGKHPTTTVPASTTKSGVYSTSTRQTTALQSTIGTHGMGVTAKGTEHLRNATTPATPERSEHLTTSDQGGHAKTTTPASKDTETPSVSEVTKVSESGDGRSGKGLKRGWLGDDSSVLERATTEQPQMSDKMGRNGETYQATTPTTTTQQTITKPATTALLTTTATKHDLIREAVTTTKTDTTSAHQEESTKAPSDSKTAQPQSTTVKSATTKSQSTTVESATTQSQSTRAVTTTSSPSTKAHSMTTQSTDTTTDSTSPQQTQETSKKGQNSKDQTTQQGVSVSSQTTQAVVEMTTLRPTEETTQKHNILQPALPAHTDEREEVATIRTNQEPPQGWLRDGGSVQDGGRSKDVKETGQSEDMGENTTNRNVPDVLTTEPAKFPTTQIVPTSSRGGLDQKLEPVQPTQGALSSTLKENTAPANVQEDKTSQETLVAQTVHLQTTATTPAGTEQTSQKIYYTTTHLEQMIEMENNQGVTQRPDKDQSSTTLQTTIAVSGDDKIATQRSAEMEQQPTTSQPTSVKDDHQLTTSHSAQPISSAETSTATQNENLQTEQLQTKLNNDKSSPTTTLTTGTENVTTQSTAKATTEPMPTDVPRYLEAEVFDPEVVTVQESQDQEERLNKDEQQTISSSQEGGDDSWKEHVEVMVPADVLCEEVPDGMAELPLYADSSISGLHLVSAEDIYQFESSGDRSESKETSEETTEDAGGQSGVDEVTMATTTALSDDAFERILSGEFLQDEGEQVESMSLFADSETGQGNEQKMKQSQQEEGGKVCEEITEKPAQVMELVTEPSNRDRETTESSTQSSNQQRETIEQVTQSSNQERETTKYVTEPTNQGKATTEHVTEPSNQDIETTEQVTQSSNQNRETTEYVTEPSNQGKATTEHVTEPSNKNRETTQYATQSSNQNIETTEVVTEPTNQDRETTEHVTEPSNQGSKTSEQVTESSNQNRETTAVYKSPRVVTVSFDPLLGDEQREDILPTDLIVSSNDGKGSASDKEDTMSTNLQETTQTTTTESEVVTTDVKTSTELTTAVPSKETTMTTNNLSTKKEDQKVISIVSTMPASTTTTVAETTSGSSVKTSETSTAVEKTTSTGTVYPTSSIEEIIKILMETTEMPLTNTATDKQDTTPQVDTLDLDMFTAESDLAAHMIGKITANQEGSKDDSDTVEDEQLSNDAPDPTIEDMFKTDSPYKSKAESFIVDTTLSSTLSQTTEADFSSTQEPLSKEDGTTVQSTLAVGSTEQPKTAEKEATTYRTSNTATETTQATPKIEDTTVTTAQNMQELMTKKAETSSNETKSSTEIQSSMKTATMSSPMEKTLDTGVKEVQPTRNAPALREIITVKLSKMVEVVAQATGASTEQTRTTTGKSAPRTSTPYAQTTTVSQAATSQKSMGNTEKPELMATRGMETTSGHTASTERTTTITQTSPEATAMQTVEGIDGTEEESLNVDGIDTSNQKDEMSNTSSNETAVTVQPTLAALSEKRKKTTEADVSTASKHDVKITTTLPTTTPLFTQTDSTTSAKTTKEYSTSSPVVSTKPLATQKMEEPRRLPAIITVLTAQPPVHKPVTTSEPNLSTATGVTLPEITELDSTSAVIDPTSETATTVESSTSKTEVETVKNADLMTETTSVSVKPTEARAQGATKHATTEGTVGTFLSESGMVTSTVVTEVTTALDYVEILEVDQSASGGETAGSLYLEYPDSEDNAVVPFQQEGEDVKKNTPLDTTTPPSLPPTENMDIHTEMMPKSTTQITPRSTEPTTSSTVTVGGLDRLHNIPSSTKQNTEEMTTKSATTTTANKQSKTETMTTTQKNIKTTSSRSISTTNVPPTVSELDSESARAEHTPTTTRAATATSKIGDQTALDTTISATSLPTTSTYADKTPQPASSSTTAYQKEQTTSQALDRELETSTRVQEMPSSAKILPETERGLPAVISVLTMRPVATTPGTTTIQPKETTKKDSVTTSTAVQPTTELENLTIEKVMPASTTIAVPKTTESPLRRTRTIPQTDVMHTTDDSTPTPQLSINSSDQSSAGKSAGSLHEGQASDNMDMVPTMGQTKGKDVYVSSTTVTPSSEKETSTTFFKTTEVKMSSTLKTTDSSTTQGMPLTTSLSTSGSKNVVTDELTAKTTTKTPEDITLSNPATTSVSNMGSETLQETTPKVVGTTEENLTGSAFAESESKTTTTEPSITQMPGSTTPTVPRNKPVRNAAAIITVLTARPPRVQVQTTFPPTTSSTTTKEASTVAPVEIVEDTTSEHVPISVKTTEMLETNTNVMHVKTNTLAEEDTTALSRSTQPTKEKSVPNSEPFSVTEKVLSEKDSKTTQKTAMTSEMLAEVAEETTVTAASGHVTGFHSTTTDKTTEDKSTMADTQTVTKLSPGPETTKTPLPEETTSVRPTSQSAENEQLTTTESAAEAEYARTTSQASRKGATNGTVVIKETSTPATTPKTMTHVEDNVSKIDDTATTSSESTVTATKETERMVAPKDAALRKMSRTTEAAKTTTAETTVRPTETVRSTSTTTTDKRQEERSTTSVDKTATTTAKPVTTKAPATTAPITTTATNASVTTATMVPATTTTATTASVTTTTATPVTTKVTTTTPVTTTANPEPEAPQDTTRNSTPKQESTEQMAAMMTTSGMEPTTRGGKDSMTTLLGAESTSESIQVIDLEDEAGTTKLTMMVDGRVPL, from the exons ATGACAGCTTCTGTAGTGGCAGGTTTGCCACTGTTTCCTCTAACCGTGCTGGTGCTGTGGACAACATTCGGGGCCTTACAGCAGACAGCCTGCATGCCGGTACAACCCCCACCCTCCCCCGCACACGGGGACGGGATGGTACCACCCAACATACAGCCCACCACCATGGACTCTACCACAAAGATGGATGAGGTAGATGCAGATCCAGCTACAACCACGCCACCCAGTGGCGATGTGAGGTTGAGCACTACATCTGTAAGTGCAGAGACCCATACCACTGGCAAACACCCAACCACAACCGTCCCTGCTAGTACCACCAAGAGTGGTGTCTACTCAACATCTACGAGACAGACCACAGCACTCCAGAGTACCATTGGTACACATGGGATGGGTGTAACCGCAAAAGGGACTGAACATCTGAGGAATGCCACCACACCTGCTACACCTGAGAGGTCTGAGCACCTGACAACGTCAGACCAAG GTGGACATGCTAAGACAACAACACCAGCATCGAAAGATACAGAGACACCCTCGGTTAGCGAGGTTACCAAAGTGAGCGAGAGTGGAGACGGAAGAAGTGGAAAAGGTCTTAAACGCGGTTGGCTGGGGGATGACAGTAGTGTCTTGGAGAGAGCTACAACTGAACAGCCACAAATGTCAGACAAGATGGGAAGGAATGGAGAAACCTACCAAGCTACTACACCTACCACAACAACGCAACAGACTATAACAAAACCAGCCACAACTGCCCTACTCACAACAACAGCTACCAAACATGACTTAATTAGGGAGGCtgttacaacaacaaagacGGACACCACAAGCGCTCACCAAGAGGAAAGTACAAAGGCACCAAGTGATTCCAAAACTGCCCAGCCACAGAGCACAACAGTGAAGTCTGCAACTACCAAGTCACAGAGTACTACGGTAGAGTCTGCAACCACACAGTCACAGAGCACACGGGCGGTTACTACAACCAGTTCTCCAAGCACGAAAGCACATTCAATGACGACCCAATCAACAGACACGACTACAGACTCTACAAGTCCACAGCAAACACAGGAAACATCTAAAAAGGGACAGAACTCAAAGGATCAAACTACACAACAGGGTGTTTCTGTCAGCTCCCAAACCACACAGGCAGTTGTTGAAATGACCACTCTGAGGCCAACAGAAGaaacaacacagaaacataACATCCTACAGCCAGCGTTACCTGCACACACAGATGAGAGGGAAGAAGTTGCGACAATAAGAACAAACCAAGAACCTCCTCAGGGATGGCTACGGGACGGAGGCTCAGTCCAAGATGGTGGAAGAAgcaaagatgtgaaagaaactGGCCAGTCTGAGGATATGGGAGAGAACACTACCAACAGGAACGTACCTGATGTTCTTACAACAGAGCCAGCAAAGTTTCCAACCACGCAGATAGTACCTACATCATCTAGGGGTGGTCTAGATCAAAAGTTGGAGCCAGTGCAGCCAACCCAAGGGGCCCTATCATCAACTTTAAAGGAAAACACTGCGCCAGCTAATGTACAAGAAGACAAGACAAGTCAAGAGACACTGGTGGCTCAAACAGTTCATTTACAAACCACTGCAACCACACCAGCTGGAACAGAACAGACCAGTCAGAAGATATACTATACCACTACCCACTTGGAACAAATGATTGAAATGGAAAATAATCAAGGTGTTACGCAGAGACCAGACAAGGACCAATCATCAACCACTTTACAAACAACAATAGCTGTCAGTGGGGATGACAAGATAGCTACTCAACGGTCAGCTGAGATGGAACAGCAGCCGACCACTTCTCAACCAACGTCTGTTAAGGATGACCATCAGCTGACCACGTCCCATTCTGCCCAGCCAATATCAAGTGCAGAAACATCTACTGCCACACAGAACGAGAATCTTCAAACTGAACAACTGCAAACAAAGCTAAACAATGACAAGAGTTCACCTACTACTACACTAACTACAGGCACTGAAAACGTCACAACCCAATCCACAGCAAAGGCCACCACAGAACCGATGCCCACAGATGTCCCAAGGTATCTTGAAGCTGAGGTTTTTGATCCAGAAGTGGTAACAGTCCAAGAAAGCCAAGACCAAGAGGAGCGTCTCAACAAGGACGAGCAACAAACCATAAGTTCAAGCCAAGAAGGTGGGGACGACAGTTGGAAGGAACACGTAGAGGTGATGGTACCTGCAGATGTGCTGTGTGAAGAAGTTCCTGATGGTATGGCAGAGTTGCCACTCTATGCAGATAGTTCAATTTCTGGCCTCCATTTAGTAAGTGCTGAGGATATCTATCAATTTGAAAGTAGTGGTGACAGATCTGAGTCTAAAGAGACTTCAGAAGAAACAACAGAGGATGCAGGTGGACAGAGTGGTGTGGATGAAGTTACCATGGCTACCACTACGGCACTGAGTGATGATGCTTTCGAAAGAATTCTATCCGGAGAGTTTCTCCAAGACGAAGGGGAGCAGGTTGAATCCATGTCATTGTTTGCAGACTCTGAGACAGGACAGGGCAATGAACAGAAGATGAAACAATCACAACAGGAGGAAGGAGGTAAGGTTTGTGAGGAAATCACTGAGAAACCTGCACAGGTAATGGAACTTGTCACAGAGCCATCCAATCGGGATAGAGAAACAACAGAATCTTCCACTCAGTCATCAAATCAGCAGAGAGAAACAATAGAGCAGGTCACTCAGTCATCCAATCAGGAGAgagaaacaacaaaatatgtcaCAGAGCCAACCAATCAGGGCAAAGCAACAACAGAGCATGTAACAGAGCCATCCAATCAGGATATAGAAACAACAGAGCAGGTCACTCAGTCATCCAATCAGAACAGAGAAACAACAGAGTATGTCACAGAGCCATCCAATCAGGGCAAAGCAACAACAGAGCATGTCACAGAGCCATCCAATAAGAATAGAGAAACAACACAGTATGCCACGCAGTCATCCAACCAGAACATAGAAACAACAGAAGTTGTCACAGAGCCAACCAATCAAGATAGAGAAACAACAGAACATGTCACAGAGCCATCCAACCAGGGCAGCAAAACATCAGAGCAGGTTACAGAGTCATCCAATCAGAACAGAGAGACGACTGCTGTTTACAAATCACCAAGGGTAGTCACTGTCTCATTTGATCCCCTACTGGGAGATGAGCAGAGGGAGGACATCCTACCGACAGATCTGATAGTCTCAAGCAACGATGGAAAGGGGTCTGCATCAGACAAAGAAGACACCATGTCAACAAACCTACaagaaacaacacaaacaacaacaacagaatccGAAGTAGTAACAACAGACGTCAAAACGAGCACAGAACTGACAACAGCGGTACCCTCAAAGGaaacaacaatgacaacaaacaATCTATCCACAAAGAAAGAAGACCAAAAAGTAATCTCAATTGTTTCAACAATGCCTGCGTCTACTACCACAACTGTTGCAGAAACGACTTCAGGTTCAAGTGTGAAGACCAGTGAAACTAGTACGGCGGTAGAGAAAACAACAAGCACTGGAACAGTTTACCCTACATCATCTATAGAAGAAATAATCAAGATATTGATGGAGACAACTGAAATGCCATTGACTAACACTGCAACTGACAAACAAGATACCACACCGCAAGTAGACACTTTAGACCTTGATATGTTTACAGCAGAATCAGATCTTGCAGCTCACATGATAGGAAAGATAACAGCCAATCAAGAAGGGTCCAAGGATGATAGTGACACAGTTGAAGATGAACAGCTATCAAATGACGCCCCTGATCCAACAATTGAAGACATGTTTAAGACTGATTCACCTTATAAATCCAAAGCAGAATCCTTTATTGTGGATACCACACTGAGCAGTACACTCTCACAAACAACAGAGGCTGACTTCTCATCAACACAGGAACCATTGTCTAAGGAGGATGGAACAACAGTACAGAGCACATTGGCAGTGGGAAGTACAGAGCAACCCAAAACAGCAGAAAAAGAGGCTACAACATATCGCACATCAAATACCgcaacagaaacaacacagGCCACTCCCAAAATTGAAGATACAACAGTGACAACAGCACAAAACATGCAGGAATTGATGACAAAGAAAGCTGAAACTTCAAGTAATGAAACAAAATCAAGCACTGAAATACAATCTTCAATGAAAACAGCAACAATGTCGTCACCAATGGAGAAAACACTCGATACAGGTGTGAAGGAGGTCCAACCAACCAGAAATGCCCCTGCTTTAAGGGAAATCATAACTGTCAAACTATCCAAGATGGTAGAAGTGGTGGCGCAGGCAACTGGGGCAAGCACAGAACAAACTAGAACAACAACCggaaaatcagcaccaaggacatcaacaCCATATGCACAGACAACAACTGTTTCACAAGCTGCGACTAGCCAGAAGTCAATGGGGAACACAGAGAAACCAGAGTTGATGGCCACAAGGGGAATGGAGACAACATCAGGTCATACAGCCTCAACAGAGCGCACTACAACGATAACTCAGACATCTCCTGAAGCAACAGCGATGCAGACAGTGGAAGGCATTGATGGCACAGAGGAAGAAAGTCTCAATGTTGATGGCATCGACACTTCAAATCAGAAGGATGAAATGTCTAACACTTCATCTAATGAAACTGCTGTAACAGTCCAGCCAACTTTAGCAGCTTTGTCTGAGAAACGTAAGAAAACGACAGAAGCGGATGTCTCTACCGCGTCAAAACATGATGTTAAGATCACAACAACCCTCCCAACAACTACCCCACTGTTTACACAAACAGACAGCACTACATCAGCAAAAACTACAAAGGAATATAGCACCAGTAGTCCTGTTGTATCTACAAAACCATTAGCAACACAAAAGATGGAAGAGCCTAGGCGCTTGCCTGCCATTATTACGGTACTAACTGCCCAACCTCCAGTTCACAAGCCTGTTACAACAAGTGAGCCTAACTTGTCAACAGCAACAGGAGTGACACTTCCTGAAATTACAGAGCTAGATTCAACTTCTGCAGTAATTGATCCAACATCAGAGACAGCAACAACAGTTGAGTCTTCAACATCCAAGACAGAAGTTGAAACTGTGAAAAATGCAGATCTAATGACGGAAACCACATCCGTGTCAGTGAAACCGACTGAGGCACGTGCGCAAGGTGCAACGAAGCATGCTACCACGGAGGGAACGGTTGGTACATTTCTGTCAGAATCAGGTATGGTAACCTCTACAGTGGTAACAGAAGTTACCACAGCTTTGGACTATGTGGAAATACTGGAGGTCGACCAGAGCGCATCAGGAGGGGAGACTGCTGGTAGTCTTTACCTAGAGTACCCTGACAGTGAGGACAACGCAGTCGTACCCTTCCAACAAGAGGGAGAGGATGTGAAGAAAAATACTCCATTGGACACCACTACCCCTCCTTCACTACCACCTACTGAAAACATGGACATTCACACTGAAATGATGCCGAAATCAACGACACAAATAACACCAAGATCTACAGAGCCCACAACATCATCTACTGTGACAGTTGGAGGGTTGGATCGGCTACACAACATACCATCATCAACTAAGCAAAACACAGAAGAAATGACAACCAAGTCAGCCACTACTACCACTGCAAACAAGCAAAGCAAAACAGAAACTAtgacaacaacacaaaagaacatcaaaacaacatcaagcCGGAGCATATCTACTACAAATGTACCACCTACAGTGTCCGAACTTGATTCAGAATCAGCAAGAGCAGAGCATACACCAACGACGACAAGAGCTGCAACAGCAACTAGCAAGATAGGAGACCAAACAGCACTAGATACAACAATTTCTGCAACAAGTCTTCCAACCACTTCAACTTATGCTGACAAAACTCCACAGCCAGCTTCATCATCCACAACAGCTTACCAAAAAGAACAGACCACGAGTCAAGCGCTTGACAGGGAGTTAGAAACATCAACAAGGGTCCAAGAAATGCCAAGCTCTGCTAAGATTCTTCCTGAGACTGAAAGAGGTCTACCGGCAGTCATCAGTGTCTTGACGATGCGGCCAGTTGCCACAACACCAGGAACCACAACCATACAACccaaagaaacaacaaagaaagactCTGTAACAACCTCTACAGCTGTACAACCAACAACAGAGCTGGAAAACTTGACTATAGAAAAAGTAATGCCAGCAAGTACCACAATAGCAGTtccaaaaacaacagaatcacCATTGAGAAGGACCAGAACAATTCCCCAAACTGATGTGATGCACACAACTGATGACAGTACACCAACTCcccagctgtcaatcaactcTTCTGACCAATCATCTGCAGGCAAATCAGCAGGCAGCCTCCATGAAGGTCAAGCTTCAGACAACATGGACATGGTACCTACAATGGGGCAAACCAAGGGCAAAGATGTGTATGTCTCTAGTACAACTgtgacaccttcttcagagaaAGAAACAAGTACTACCTTCTTCAAGACGACAGAGGTAAAGATGTCATCAACATTAAAGACAACTGACTCATCAACAACACAAGGGATGCCATTGACAACGAGTTTGTCAACATCCGGCAGCAAAAACGTTGTAACTGACGAATTAACAGCCAAGACAACGACAAAGACTCCAGAGGACATAACACTGTCAAATCCAGCTACCACATCTGTTTCAAACATGGGATCAGAGACATTACAAGAAACAACTCCTAAAGTTGTGGGGACAACAGAAGAAAATTTAACTGGAAGCGCCTTTGCAGAGTCAGAAAGTAAAACAACCACTACAGAACCAAGCATCACCCAGATGCCGGGAAGTACCACCCCCACAGTGCCCAGAAACAAACCAGTGAGGAACGCAGCAGCCATCATCACCGTACTGACTGCCAGACCACCAAGAGTTCAAGTTCAAACAACTTTCCCTCCGACCACATCAAGTACTACTACAAAGGAAGCTTCTACAGTTGCTCCAGTTGAAATAGTGGAGGACACAACTTCAGAGCATGTCCCAATATCAGTGAAGACAACAGAAATGCTAGAGACAAACACAAATGTTATGCACGTTAAAACAAACACCCTTGCTGAGGAGGATACAACTGCACTTTCAAGAAGCACACAGCCAACCAAAGAAAAGTCGGTTCCAAACAGTGAACCATTTTCAGTTACAGAAAAGGTTTTGTCAGAAAAGGATTCAAAAACAACGCAGAAGACAGCTATGACATCTGAAATGCTCGCAGAAGTTGCAGAGGAAACAACTGTAACTGCAGCATCAGGACATGTCACAGGGTTTCACTCTACCACAACAGATAAGACCACAGAAGACAAGTCTACAAtggcagacacacaaacagtaACGAAGCTAAGTCCTGGACCAGAAACTACAAAGACTCCTCTACCAGAAGAGACAACATCAGTTCGTCCTACATCACAGAGTGCAGAAAATGAACAGCTCACAACGACAGAGTCAGCAGCGGAAGCTGAATATGCCAGGACAACCAGTCAGGCATCAAGAAAAGGAGCTACAAATGGTACTGTGGTGATCAAAGAGACATCAACACCAGCAACAACACCTAAAACAATGACACATGTTGAAGATAACGTGTCCAAAATTGACGACACTGCAACCACAAGCAGTGAATCCACAGTGACAGCCACGAAAGAAACGGAAAGAATGGTAGCCCCAAAAGATGCTGCATTGAGAAAGATGTCAAGAACAACGGAGGCAGCCAAGACAACAACAGCTGAAACAACTGTTCGGCCTACAGAGACAGTTAGAAGCACCTCCACAACAACGACGGATAAAAGACAAGAAGAAAGATCTACAACATCAGTTGACAAAACAGCTACAACAACAGCTAAACCAGTTACAACAAAAGCTCCAGCTACAACAGCACCAATTACAACAACAGCTACAAATGCATCAGTTACAACAGCTACAATGGTACCAGCTACAACAACTACAGCTACAACAGCATcggttacaacaacaacagcaacaccaGTTACAACAAAAGTTACAACAACCACACCAGTTACAACCACAGCTAATCCAGAACCTGAGGCACCACAAGACACAACCAGAAATTCAACACCCAAACAAGAGTCCACTGAGCAGATGGCTGCCATGATGACAACCTCAGGAATGGAACCAACAACCAGGGGTGGTAAGGACTCTATGACAACTCTGCTAGGGGCGGAGTCAACAAGTGAGTCcatccaggtcattgacctagaGGATGAAGCAGGGACGACAAAGTTGACCATGATGGTGGATGGCAGAGTACCACTGTGA